In one window of Maribacter sp. BPC-D8 DNA:
- a CDS encoding RNA polymerase sigma factor produces MQKEAVFTNLIREHQALLYKVTSIYTDNKEDQEDLFQEIVYQLWKYFDSFRNDSKITTWMYRVAMNTAITFIKKKKKRPDSLPIADIFIKQSDTNNDAYEERLRLLYQHLKHLNTLEKGLIFLLLEGKSYKEIAQITGLNDSNVGTKISRIKKKLKTNMTKH; encoded by the coding sequence ATGCAAAAAGAAGCAGTCTTTACTAATTTAATAAGAGAGCATCAGGCGCTATTATATAAGGTGACTTCAATTTACACCGATAATAAAGAGGACCAAGAAGATCTGTTTCAAGAAATAGTCTACCAACTTTGGAAGTATTTTGACTCGTTTCGTAACGATTCAAAAATCACAACTTGGATGTATCGTGTGGCAATGAATACAGCAATCACATTTATCAAGAAAAAAAAGAAAAGACCAGATTCCCTTCCCATTGCAGATATTTTTATCAAGCAATCAGACACTAATAATGATGCCTACGAAGAGCGATTACGATTGCTATATCAGCATTTAAAACATCTAAACACCTTAGAAAAAGGACTCATTTTTCTTTTACTGGAGGGTAAAAGCTATAAAGAGATAGCACAAATTACAGGGTTGAACGATAGCAATGTAGGTACTAAAATATCTCGAATAAAGAAGAAATTAAAAACTAACATGACAAAGCATTAA
- a CDS encoding nucleotidyltransferase family protein gives MKTNLDIAVLIMAAGASRRMDGIKQLMPWRDSNFLLETIKTVQNTNANSFHVVLGANAEFITTQCSLKEKKINIIVNVNWENGLGDSIALGVKVLLKQKPTLDGVLICLADQPLLSFEYLNSLIAEFIKHPSKIIATNYGKNVGVPALFPKLLFEELSVLKGDFGAKEILNNKSNIIISLDAVDQIADVDTNLEYQNLINRTNNTLNS, from the coding sequence TTGAAAACAAATTTAGATATAGCAGTGCTAATTATGGCAGCTGGTGCCTCTAGAAGAATGGATGGCATCAAGCAATTAATGCCTTGGAGAGATTCTAACTTTTTATTAGAAACCATTAAAACTGTTCAGAATACCAATGCTAATTCGTTTCATGTTGTCTTAGGCGCAAACGCTGAATTTATTACTACTCAGTGTAGTTTAAAAGAAAAAAAAATAAATATCATCGTTAATGTAAATTGGGAAAACGGATTGGGTGATAGTATTGCACTCGGAGTTAAAGTGTTACTTAAACAAAAGCCTACCTTAGACGGAGTATTAATTTGCCTTGCTGATCAGCCTTTATTGAGTTTTGAATATTTAAATTCCTTAATAGCAGAGTTCATAAAACATCCATCAAAAATCATAGCAACTAACTATGGTAAAAATGTAGGTGTACCTGCATTGTTTCCTAAATTGCTGTTTGAAGAGTTGTCTGTATTGAAAGGAGATTTCGGTGCTAAAGAAATTCTAAACAATAAAAGCAATATAATTATCTCATTAGACGCGGTAGATCAAATTGCTGATGTAGACACAAACTTAGAATACCAGAATCTAATAAATCGAACCAATAACACGCTTAATTCGTAA
- a CDS encoding GntR family transcriptional regulator, with translation MLVKINLRDQVRNYLLSEMITGNLKTGKTINLAALARHLNVSVTPIREALTQLQQAHIIKAIPNRGFIIAELDVEEAEDLYELVANLEVMAIENTEFSQEDIVNLKNQQEVFENAKNAIDRIQADLEFHKLLTQGYKNKLALKILHDLKTRIFFYERAFTNDDSFYNKSDNQHDSIISAIADDNVPTASLLLKMNWMLILNYVQKKLTE, from the coding sequence ATGTTGGTTAAAATAAATTTAAGAGATCAAGTGCGCAATTACTTGTTGTCAGAGATGATTACGGGTAATCTGAAAACTGGTAAAACTATCAACTTAGCTGCACTTGCTCGTCATTTAAATGTTAGCGTAACTCCAATACGAGAGGCATTAACACAGTTGCAACAAGCACACATTATTAAGGCTATACCCAATAGAGGATTCATAATTGCTGAACTTGATGTTGAAGAGGCGGAAGACTTGTATGAGCTAGTAGCGAACTTAGAAGTAATGGCTATTGAAAATACGGAGTTTAGTCAAGAAGATATCGTTAATTTAAAAAATCAACAAGAGGTTTTTGAAAATGCAAAAAACGCTATCGATAGAATTCAAGCTGATTTAGAATTTCATAAATTATTGACCCAAGGTTATAAAAACAAATTGGCGCTTAAAATTTTACATGATTTAAAGACTCGCATCTTCTTTTATGAACGTGCCTTTACAAATGATGATTCTTTCTACAACAAATCTGACAATCAGCATGATTCTATTATTTCTGCAATTGCCGATGACAATGTACCGACCGCTTCCCTCCTATTAAAAATGAATTGGATGTTGATTTTAAATTACGTTCAAAAGAAACTTACTGAATAG
- a CDS encoding pseudouridine synthase: MQHIHFKIYKPFAMLSQMTSGEDRQLRKKRFLSELYDFPEGIMPIGRLDEKSEGLLLMTTDGKLSDTINSSGIEKEYLAQLDGLITPDAIQKIAAGVTIGIFGKKYTTKPCKIKVLKDLPSLPDADMALRIGRHRPTSWVSITIKEGKFRQVRKMTAAVGFPTVRLIRIRIGDMQLENMKPREVIAIKITLQDF; the protein is encoded by the coding sequence ATGCAACACATTCATTTTAAAATCTACAAACCCTTCGCAATGTTGAGTCAGATGACATCAGGAGAAGATCGGCAACTACGCAAAAAACGCTTTTTGAGTGAGCTCTATGATTTTCCTGAAGGGATAATGCCGATTGGTCGATTAGATGAGAAATCTGAGGGATTACTATTAATGACTACGGATGGTAAGTTGAGTGACACCATAAATAGCTCAGGAATAGAAAAAGAATACTTAGCCCAACTGGATGGCTTAATCACCCCTGATGCAATTCAAAAAATAGCAGCCGGTGTAACTATCGGAATATTTGGAAAGAAATATACGACCAAGCCTTGTAAAATAAAGGTTTTAAAAGATTTACCATCGCTACCCGATGCAGATATGGCATTACGAATTGGTAGGCACAGACCTACCTCGTGGGTAAGCATAACTATAAAAGAAGGTAAATTTCGTCAAGTTCGTAAAATGACCGCAGCTGTAGGTTTTCCTACAGTTCGGTTAATTCGTATACGAATCGGTGACATGCAATTAGAGAATATGAAACCAAGAGAAGTAATTGCTATTAAAATTACTCTACAGGATTTTTAG
- a CDS encoding DEAD/DEAH box helicase → MQETVFELQDRKTDKELYSYQQGAIQQIFDKFDSEKEDYHLLYQLPTGGGKTVIFSEMVRQYLKNHNKKVLVMTHRIELCNQTSSMLTSFGVVNKVVNSKANLDDHERYSCYVAMVETLNNRLNDDQLDISDVGLVIIDEAHYNSFTKLFKFFENSFVLGVTATPLSSNKDLPMNKNYDELIPGETIENLIANDFLARAEVFQYDMGLTSLEIGSNGDYTVKSSADLYTSPAMLGKLLEAYTKHSKGKKTLIFNNGIETSIQVYHTFEAAGLNIRHLDNTATKKQRKQILKWFKETPDAILTSVSILTTGFDEPTIDTIILNRATKSLTLYYQMIGRGSRVLNNKSKFTVIDLGNNLYRFGPWGADLDWGAIFKSPNFYMDRIKDDEDIESDFKLELSDEVKEEFKNSKETYFDIKETYETATFAGESSKVVLERSIAHHAYMCIENSEDVYDALALAKLLKEDIDNRIHVYGKCISKSTYNFLSWLKDDYQKKLNAYLRENFDTVFEDIHGHPPED, encoded by the coding sequence ATGCAAGAGACAGTTTTTGAATTACAAGATAGAAAGACCGATAAGGAACTTTATAGCTATCAACAAGGAGCAATTCAACAAATTTTTGACAAGTTCGATTCAGAAAAAGAAGATTACCATCTTCTATACCAACTACCGACTGGTGGTGGTAAAACGGTGATTTTTTCCGAAATGGTACGTCAGTATTTAAAAAACCATAACAAGAAAGTTTTGGTAATGACGCACCGTATTGAACTTTGTAACCAGACTTCTTCAATGCTGACCAGTTTTGGTGTTGTAAACAAAGTAGTCAACAGTAAAGCAAATCTTGATGACCACGAACGTTACAGTTGTTATGTAGCCATGGTTGAAACCTTAAACAATAGGTTGAACGACGATCAATTAGATATTTCTGATGTTGGTCTTGTTATTATTGATGAAGCTCACTATAATTCTTTCACCAAACTTTTTAAGTTTTTTGAGAATTCTTTTGTTCTTGGTGTAACGGCAACCCCGTTAAGTTCTAATAAGGACTTGCCTATGAACAAAAACTATGATGAGCTTATACCTGGCGAAACCATAGAAAACTTAATAGCTAACGATTTCTTGGCTAGGGCAGAGGTTTTTCAGTATGACATGGGACTTACATCTCTTGAAATTGGTTCTAATGGTGATTACACCGTTAAATCATCAGCTGATTTATATACGAGTCCAGCAATGCTTGGCAAGCTTTTAGAAGCTTACACCAAACATTCTAAAGGCAAAAAGACATTGATTTTCAATAACGGTATAGAAACATCTATACAAGTATATCATACTTTTGAAGCTGCAGGTTTAAACATAAGACACCTTGACAATACTGCTACCAAAAAGCAGCGTAAGCAAATATTAAAATGGTTTAAAGAAACACCTGATGCTATTCTAACATCGGTTAGTATTTTAACTACTGGTTTTGATGAACCTACTATTGATACTATTATTTTAAACAGAGCAACAAAATCACTAACACTTTACTACCAAATGATCGGTAGGGGTTCTAGGGTTTTGAATAACAAATCGAAATTTACAGTTATTGATTTAGGTAACAACCTTTATCGTTTCGGACCATGGGGTGCAGATTTAGATTGGGGAGCTATATTTAAGTCTCCGAATTTCTACATGGATCGTATTAAAGACGATGAAGATATTGAGAGTGATTTTAAGCTTGAGCTTTCTGATGAAGTTAAAGAAGAATTTAAAAACTCTAAAGAAACTTATTTCGATATTAAAGAAACCTACGAAACGGCAACGTTTGCAGGGGAATCTTCTAAAGTTGTTTTAGAACGTTCTATTGCTCACCATGCATATATGTGCATAGAAAACAGTGAAGATGTTTATGATGCATTAGCTTTAGCTAAATTATTAAAGGAAGATATTGATAATCGTATTCATGTTTACGGAAAGTGTATTAGTAAGAGTACTTACAATTTCTTAAGCTGGTTAAAAGATGATTACCAAAAGAAATTGAACGCTTACTTGCGTGAGAATTTTGATACGGTTTTTGAAGATATTCACGGGCATCCGCCAGAAGATTAA
- a CDS encoding amidohydrolase family protein, with product MIKLKYTFIVLLTTLLSSPLLAQEMGFEEYNPTSTLVVPGGEITKAKFPFIDVHSHQRDMSVEALNGLISHMDAMNEAIMVNLSGRSGESLKEKIDNINKSYPNRFVVFANVDFEGAKDMEWGKQAAAQLEQDIKNGAKGLKIFKSLGLRNKDVDGNRLAIDDPRLDPIWAKCAEMGVPVLIHAADPKSFWDDMNSDNERWLELKTHPRRKRTATDPAPFEQIIQEQHNVFKKHPNTKFINAHMGWHANNLEKLGELLDEMPNMNVGISAVIAELGRQPQNARAFFIKYQDRVLFGKDSWKPEEFPTYFRVLESNDEYFPYYKKYHAFWAMYGLNLPDDVLRKLYYKNALNLIPGLDASLFEK from the coding sequence ATGATCAAATTAAAATATACATTCATTGTCCTTCTAACTACTTTACTATCCTCTCCATTACTAGCCCAAGAAATGGGTTTTGAAGAATATAATCCGACATCTACTTTGGTGGTGCCTGGTGGTGAAATCACCAAAGCAAAATTCCCTTTTATAGACGTACATAGCCATCAACGAGATATGTCAGTTGAAGCTTTAAACGGATTAATTTCTCATATGGATGCTATGAACGAAGCCATAATGGTGAACTTAAGCGGAAGGTCTGGTGAAAGTCTTAAAGAGAAAATTGATAATATTAATAAAAGCTATCCAAATAGATTTGTTGTCTTTGCTAATGTAGATTTTGAAGGTGCAAAAGATATGGAATGGGGAAAACAGGCTGCTGCCCAATTAGAACAAGATATTAAGAACGGAGCTAAAGGATTAAAGATTTTTAAAAGCTTAGGATTACGTAATAAAGATGTTGACGGTAATCGTTTGGCAATAGATGATCCCCGTTTAGATCCTATATGGGCTAAATGTGCTGAAATGGGAGTACCAGTATTAATTCATGCTGCAGATCCAAAATCTTTCTGGGATGATATGAATTCAGATAACGAACGTTGGTTAGAATTAAAAACGCACCCTAGAAGAAAGCGTACAGCTACGGATCCTGCGCCTTTCGAGCAGATTATTCAAGAACAACATAACGTGTTCAAAAAACATCCGAATACCAAATTTATAAATGCTCACATGGGCTGGCATGCGAATAACCTTGAAAAATTAGGGGAGTTATTAGATGAAATGCCAAATATGAATGTGGGTATATCTGCTGTTATCGCTGAGCTGGGTAGACAACCGCAAAATGCTAGAGCCTTTTTTATTAAGTATCAAGACAGGGTCTTATTCGGAAAAGATAGTTGGAAACCTGAAGAGTTTCCTACTTATTTCAGGGTATTGGAAAGCAACGATGAATATTTTCCGTACTACAAAAAATACCATGCATTTTGGGCAATGTATGGCTTGAACCTACCTGACGATGTGTTGAGAAAATTGTACTATAAAAATGCGCTAAACCTTATTCCTGGTTTAGATGCATCGTTATTTGAAAAGTAG
- a CDS encoding TonB-dependent receptor, producing MNYSCNRALKLLIFTFLFIASISVEAQNLKGTVTDKEGIALENVGIFNQTSGQHSHTNLSGVFSLTSTSVNDSVYFSNLGFKTFILLVNQNHLDEGVHITLEESSINLDQVVVVSKVDAMTRFVNIDVQNDPVKSSQEILRKVPGLLIGQHAGGGKAEQIFLRGFDIDHGTDVAISVDGMPVNMVSHAHGQGYADLHFVIPETIDNINFGKGPYYADKGDFNTAGYVDLSLKKSVDKSMVSYESGQFNTNRFVGLFNILESSKSDGYIASEIYLTDGPFDSPQNFNRVNILGRYHYNDIGKEELTLTASHFQSKWDASGQIPQRAIDQNIIGRFGAIDDTEGGQTSRTNFMLNHTKFLGEDQFLKTRAFVSKYDFELFSNFTFFLEDPINGDQIRQYEDRAIMGAETVFEQIDITVGADDRFKYATGIGFRNDNVDDVTLEHTLNRKTSLEQYAFGDVDETNIYGFVNGEYKTGNWTFNPSVRIDYFNFEYENKLSQLYDNKSESKAIVSPKLNTLYSVNRNWQLFLKTGIGFHSNDARVVTANEGRDVLPKAYGVDFGTIIKPIDKLVLNATLWGLFLDQEFVYVGDAGIVEPSGKTRRVGVEIGGRYQVLDWLYLYSDVNYTYARSTEEADGEDYIPLAPDFTAVGGLSFSDVGNFSGNLNYRYLGDRAANEDNSIVAEGYFVTDLNLNYHIKNWTVGVIVENLFDTEWNETQFATESRLFNETASVEEIHFTPGTPFYLRGKVSVRF from the coding sequence ATGAATTACAGCTGTAATCGGGCATTAAAGCTTTTAATATTCACCTTTTTATTTATTGCATCAATTAGTGTAGAAGCACAGAACCTTAAAGGAACAGTAACCGATAAAGAAGGCATCGCTTTAGAGAATGTCGGCATTTTTAATCAAACATCAGGGCAACACAGTCACACAAACTTGTCAGGTGTATTTTCGCTGACTTCCACATCAGTAAATGACTCAGTTTATTTTTCTAATTTAGGATTCAAAACTTTTATACTCCTTGTAAATCAAAACCATTTAGATGAAGGAGTACATATAACGTTAGAAGAATCGAGTATTAATTTAGATCAAGTTGTCGTAGTGTCAAAGGTAGATGCCATGACAAGATTTGTTAATATAGATGTGCAGAACGATCCTGTAAAATCATCTCAAGAAATACTACGTAAAGTACCCGGACTATTAATTGGTCAGCATGCGGGTGGCGGTAAAGCAGAACAGATTTTTTTAAGAGGATTTGATATTGATCATGGTACAGATGTCGCAATTAGTGTTGACGGTATGCCAGTAAACATGGTATCTCATGCCCACGGACAAGGGTATGCAGATTTACACTTTGTAATTCCAGAAACGATAGATAATATTAACTTCGGAAAAGGACCGTATTATGCTGATAAAGGAGATTTTAACACAGCAGGATATGTCGATTTAAGTCTTAAGAAAAGCGTTGATAAAAGCATGGTTTCTTATGAATCGGGTCAGTTTAACACCAATCGATTTGTTGGGCTTTTCAATATTCTAGAAAGCAGTAAAAGTGATGGGTATATAGCTTCAGAAATTTATTTGACCGACGGACCTTTTGATTCTCCTCAAAACTTTAACCGTGTAAATATTTTGGGTCGTTATCATTATAATGATATAGGAAAAGAAGAACTGACATTAACCGCTTCTCATTTTCAAAGTAAGTGGGATGCCTCTGGTCAAATACCACAACGTGCGATAGATCAAAATATAATAGGTCGTTTTGGAGCTATTGATGACACTGAAGGCGGACAAACAAGTAGAACGAACTTCATGTTGAATCATACTAAATTTTTAGGTGAAGATCAATTTTTAAAGACACGCGCTTTTGTAAGCAAGTACGATTTTGAGTTGTTTTCAAACTTCACATTCTTTTTAGAAGACCCTATTAATGGAGACCAAATACGACAGTATGAAGATAGAGCCATTATGGGTGCTGAAACTGTTTTTGAACAGATTGATATTACTGTAGGCGCTGATGATAGATTCAAATATGCTACAGGAATCGGGTTTAGAAATGATAATGTAGATGATGTTACTTTAGAGCACACCTTAAATAGAAAAACCTCTCTAGAGCAATATGCATTTGGCGATGTTGATGAAACTAATATCTATGGATTTGTCAATGGAGAGTACAAAACAGGAAACTGGACCTTTAATCCGTCAGTGCGAATAGACTATTTTAATTTTGAATATGAAAACAAGCTTAGCCAGTTATATGATAACAAAAGCGAAAGTAAAGCAATTGTAAGTCCGAAATTAAACACCTTATATTCTGTGAATAGAAATTGGCAATTGTTCTTGAAGACAGGTATAGGTTTTCACTCAAATGATGCACGAGTGGTAACGGCAAATGAAGGTCGAGATGTTCTGCCAAAAGCATATGGCGTAGATTTCGGAACAATCATTAAACCAATAGATAAACTGGTGCTTAATGCAACTTTGTGGGGGCTGTTCTTAGACCAAGAATTTGTGTATGTTGGTGATGCTGGTATTGTTGAGCCAAGCGGAAAAACCAGAAGAGTTGGTGTCGAAATTGGTGGTCGCTACCAAGTTCTAGATTGGCTATACCTTTATAGTGATGTAAACTATACGTATGCTAGAAGTACTGAAGAAGCAGATGGCGAAGATTATATTCCTTTAGCACCAGACTTTACTGCTGTTGGTGGTTTGTCATTTAGTGATGTAGGTAATTTCTCAGGAAACCTTAATTATAGGTATTTAGGTGATAGAGCTGCAAATGAAGATAATAGTATTGTTGCAGAAGGTTATTTCGTAACGGATTTAAACCTAAACTACCATATCAAAAATTGGACGGTAGGTGTAATTGTTGAAAATCTATTTGATACCGAATGGAACGAAACTCAGTTTGCTACCGAAAGTAGATTATTCAATGAAACTGCATCAGTAGAAGAAATTCATTTTACTCCTGGTACTCCGTTTTATTTAAGAGGAAAGGTTTCTGTGCGTTTTTAA
- a CDS encoding cold-shock protein, which produces MAKSQQTFNKTEKEKKRLKKREEKKKKMLARKAATKESGTSGIPLAYVDFNGNLVDTPPDPAMKVEIEAEDIVLGIPKKEEGDVEEFDPVRNGKVSFFDTTKGFGFIIDAENNEKYFVHVSGLIDEIMENDKVSYELERGMKGMNAVRVKKI; this is translated from the coding sequence ATGGCAAAATCACAACAGACATTTAATAAAACTGAAAAAGAAAAAAAACGCTTAAAAAAGCGTGAAGAAAAAAAGAAAAAAATGCTTGCTCGTAAAGCAGCTACCAAAGAAAGTGGTACTTCTGGTATTCCACTTGCTTATGTAGATTTCAACGGAAACTTGGTAGATACTCCGCCAGATCCGGCAATGAAAGTCGAAATTGAGGCAGAAGATATCGTTTTAGGTATTCCTAAAAAAGAAGAAGGTGATGTTGAAGAATTCGATCCAGTAAGAAACGGTAAAGTTTCTTTCTTCGATACAACAAAAGGTTTTGGTTTCATCATAGACGCTGAGAATAACGAAAAATATTTCGTTCATGTTAGTGGTCTTATCGATGAGATTATGGAAAACGATAAAGTTTCTTACGAGTTAGAAAGAGGCATGAAAGGTATGAACGCCGTTCGTGTTAAGAAAATTTAG
- a CDS encoding carboxymuconolactone decarboxylase family protein, whose protein sequence is MSTFNVPTREEVSENNQAIFDNLKKALGFVPNLYATYANSDTALENYLNFANAKTSLSAKEKEVVNLAVSQVNNCIYCLSAHTAIGKMNGFNDEQILELRAGKASFDSKLDALAQLAKNITENRGRTDEKVLENYFAAGYTKANLIDTISLVGDKTISNYIHSTTQVPVDFPVAPSL, encoded by the coding sequence ATGAGCACATTTAATGTACCAACAAGAGAAGAAGTAAGCGAAAACAACCAAGCAATTTTCGACAACCTTAAAAAAGCTTTAGGCTTTGTACCAAACTTATATGCAACCTACGCAAATAGTGATACAGCTTTAGAAAATTATTTAAATTTTGCTAATGCTAAGACATCTTTGTCAGCTAAAGAAAAAGAAGTTGTTAATCTAGCAGTTAGTCAAGTAAACAACTGTATCTACTGTTTATCTGCGCATACCGCAATTGGTAAAATGAACGGATTCAATGATGAGCAAATTCTTGAACTAAGAGCAGGTAAGGCATCATTTGATTCTAAATTAGACGCTTTGGCTCAATTGGCTAAGAATATTACTGAAAATAGAGGTCGTACAGACGAAAAAGTTTTAGAAAACTATTTTGCAGCAGGGTATACAAAAGCGAATTTAATTGATACCATTTCATTAGTAGGTGATAAAACAATATCGAACTACATACATAGCACTACGCAAGTACCAGTTGATTTCCCTGTAGCACCATCATTATAA
- a CDS encoding EamA family transporter — protein sequence MAKMQRNTVLVVLSFFAIYFIWGSTYLWNKIAVTELPAFMLAGIRFVIAGSLIFIISKILGFSLKITKQQFKNTILAGFLFLTFGNGVVVWALKFVDSSFAALEVSAQPLVVLIMMRVFQGKKIQPMSIVGVVLGVTGIFLLVGQKDIIAQDGAILGMVLIFFCMLSWSYGSLFVGKADLPKNFFVNTGYQMFTSGISLLIISIIFGEQWSSPNTWSTPVLWSMSLLIVFGSIVTFTAFNYLLRIVSPEKVATSTYVNPIIAMILGWYFLNEDITAQSAIASIVLLTGVYFINSKKSLTIFSRFSGKRIPKNPVE from the coding sequence ATGGCGAAAATGCAACGTAACACCGTACTGGTAGTATTGTCATTTTTCGCCATTTATTTCATTTGGGGTTCTACCTATTTATGGAATAAAATTGCAGTAACAGAATTACCCGCCTTTATGTTGGCAGGTATTCGTTTTGTAATAGCCGGCAGTCTTATTTTTATAATATCAAAAATATTAGGCTTCTCTCTAAAAATTACCAAGCAACAATTTAAGAATACCATTCTTGCAGGTTTTCTATTTCTAACTTTTGGAAATGGAGTTGTAGTCTGGGCACTTAAATTTGTAGATAGCAGTTTTGCCGCTCTCGAAGTATCAGCGCAACCTTTAGTGGTTTTAATAATGATGCGCGTATTTCAAGGCAAAAAAATACAACCTATGTCAATAGTGGGTGTAGTTCTCGGAGTAACAGGAATTTTTCTTTTAGTCGGACAGAAAGACATCATTGCTCAAGACGGAGCGATATTGGGTATGGTATTAATTTTTTTCTGTATGCTTAGCTGGTCTTATGGTAGTTTATTTGTTGGTAAAGCCGATTTGCCAAAAAACTTCTTTGTAAACACCGGTTACCAAATGTTCACCAGCGGTATATCGTTGTTAATTATTAGTATCATATTTGGCGAACAATGGTCGTCACCAAACACGTGGAGTACTCCCGTTCTTTGGTCTATGTCTTTATTGATTGTTTTCGGTAGCATTGTAACCTTTACTGCCTTCAATTACTTGCTGCGTATTGTATCTCCAGAAAAAGTAGCGACTTCTACGTATGTAAACCCAATAATTGCTATGATTCTCGGGTGGTATTTTTTAAACGAAGATATTACCGCGCAATCAGCGATTGCATCGATTGTATTATTAACAGGTGTCTATTTCATTAATAGCAAAAAGAGCTTAACAATATTCTCAAGGTTTTCAGGAAAACGTATTCCTAAAAATCCTGTAGAGTAA
- a CDS encoding helix-turn-helix domain-containing protein has translation MQEVFKDFSTGGLLKIGNELLLESYRKPKQAGIYIFIRTTTQKASIEVDGVPYTISEHSLLALTPIQFFRYTEGSDLIVYQFNREFYCIKDHDQEVSCAGLLFFGNAHIPVIDLGEKEQRKFDTLHEVFVDELETEDTIQAEMLRMLMARFMIMSTRLLKAKEGFSEAANDVKVDLLRGFNLLVEEHYKLEHSVSFYADKLFKSPKTLSNTFSKFNTTPLQIIHERIILEAKRLLIYTDKTAKEIAYEIGFDDASHLSRLFKNQTQQSPSDFKKQLKKPI, from the coding sequence ATGCAAGAAGTTTTTAAAGATTTTAGTACTGGTGGATTACTCAAAATTGGTAATGAATTATTATTAGAATCTTATAGAAAACCAAAGCAAGCCGGTATTTATATTTTTATTAGAACTACTACACAAAAAGCTTCTATAGAAGTAGATGGTGTTCCGTATACCATCTCTGAACATAGTTTATTGGCATTGACTCCTATCCAGTTTTTTCGATATACAGAAGGTAGCGATTTAATTGTCTATCAATTCAACAGAGAGTTCTATTGCATTAAAGATCATGACCAAGAAGTAAGCTGTGCCGGATTATTATTTTTCGGTAATGCTCACATACCTGTTATAGACTTAGGCGAAAAGGAACAACGAAAATTCGATACGTTGCACGAGGTGTTTGTTGATGAGTTAGAAACCGAAGACACTATACAAGCAGAAATGCTGCGTATGCTCATGGCTCGCTTTATGATTATGAGCACAAGATTACTTAAGGCTAAAGAAGGATTCAGTGAAGCTGCCAACGATGTAAAAGTTGATTTGCTAAGAGGATTCAATTTATTGGTTGAAGAGCATTACAAGTTAGAACATTCAGTTTCGTTCTATGCAGATAAATTGTTTAAATCACCAAAAACCTTATCTAATACCTTTTCTAAATTTAATACCACTCCACTGCAAATAATTCATGAGCGTATAATTCTTGAGGCAAAGCGATTACTTATCTATACCGATAAGACGGCAAAAGAAATAGCTTATGAAATTGGTTTTGATGATGCCTCGCATCTAAGTCGACTATTTAAAAACCAAACACAACAATCTCCATCAGATTTCAAAAAACAACTCAAAAAACCAATTTAG